In one window of Pseudomonas chlororaphis subsp. chlororaphis DNA:
- a CDS encoding alkaline phosphatase family protein, protein MSNPVQPVRNVLYIMCDQLRRDYLSCYGHPHLHTPNIDRLAAAGVRFSRAYTQGTICGPSRMSAYTGRYVSSHQVAWNAVPLPLEELTIGDYLSPHGIRTALVGKTHATPNLDALQRLAIDPESQQAEALNEVGFEPYLRHDGIFPDSPLFDDKRESAPYTQYLREQGYQGRNPWHDWANAAAGEQGEILSGWKMRNAHLPARVPEQHSETVYTTDRALDFIQEQGEQPWCLHLSYIKPHWPYIAPAPYHALYTAEQVIAPVRAAADEASDHPVYAAFRQHQESQNFSRDEVRLNVVPTYMGLIKQVDDQLGRLFDFLQSSGRWDDTLIVFTSDHGDFLGDHWLGEKEFLLEPAVGVPLIVRDPRAAADISRGTLDERLVETIDALPTFLDALGLPGAEHRLEGRSLIPLLHGTAGDWRRYAISEYDYAFQAPARERLAQPIDRCRMTMVRSERWKYLAYDGFRPQLFDLYNDPQELRDLGADPAYAAVREEHLGYLFDWLRGLKRRTTISHEEIDLRGQRFRYGEPEAEKVVQIGVW, encoded by the coding sequence ATGTCCAACCCCGTCCAACCCGTGCGCAACGTGCTGTACATCATGTGCGACCAGCTGCGTCGCGATTACCTGTCGTGCTACGGCCACCCCCACCTGCACACGCCGAACATCGACCGCCTGGCCGCCGCCGGCGTGCGCTTCAGCCGCGCCTACACCCAGGGCACCATCTGCGGACCGTCGCGGATGTCGGCCTACACCGGGCGTTATGTCAGCAGCCACCAGGTGGCGTGGAACGCCGTGCCGCTGCCCCTGGAAGAGCTGACCATCGGCGATTACCTGAGCCCCCACGGCATCCGCACCGCGCTGGTGGGCAAGACCCACGCCACGCCCAATCTCGATGCCTTGCAGCGCCTGGCGATCGACCCCGAGAGCCAGCAGGCCGAGGCCCTCAACGAGGTCGGTTTCGAACCCTATCTGCGCCACGACGGGATCTTCCCCGACAGCCCGCTGTTCGACGACAAACGCGAGTCGGCGCCCTACACCCAGTACCTGCGCGAACAGGGCTACCAGGGGCGCAACCCCTGGCACGACTGGGCCAACGCCGCCGCGGGTGAACAGGGTGAAATCCTCAGCGGCTGGAAAATGCGCAACGCCCACCTGCCGGCCCGCGTCCCCGAGCAGCATTCGGAGACCGTCTACACCACCGACCGCGCCCTCGACTTCATCCAAGAGCAGGGCGAGCAGCCCTGGTGCCTGCACCTGTCCTATATCAAGCCGCACTGGCCCTATATCGCGCCGGCGCCCTACCACGCGCTGTACACGGCCGAGCAGGTGATCGCCCCGGTGCGCGCCGCCGCCGACGAGGCCAGCGACCACCCGGTGTATGCCGCCTTTCGCCAGCATCAGGAGAGCCAGAACTTCTCCCGCGACGAAGTGCGCCTGAACGTGGTGCCGACCTACATGGGCCTGATCAAGCAGGTGGACGATCAGCTCGGCCGCCTGTTCGATTTCCTGCAAAGCAGCGGGCGCTGGGACGACACCCTGATCGTGTTCACCAGCGACCACGGCGACTTTCTCGGCGATCACTGGCTGGGGGAAAAGGAGTTTTTACTGGAGCCGGCCGTGGGCGTGCCACTGATCGTGCGCGACCCACGGGCGGCGGCGGATATCAGCCGCGGCACGCTGGACGAGCGCCTGGTGGAAACCATCGATGCCCTGCCGACCTTTCTCGACGCCCTGGGGTTGCCCGGCGCCGAACACCGTCTGGAAGGCCGCTCGCTGATCCCGCTGTTGCACGGCACGGCGGGCGACTGGCGCCGCTATGCCATCAGCGAATACGACTACGCGTTCCAGGCCCCGGCCCGCGAACGCCTGGCCCAGCCCATCGACCGCTGCCGCATGACCATGGTGCGCAGCGAGCGCTGGAAATACCTGGCCTACGACGGCTTCCGTCCGCAGCTGTTCGACCTCTACAACGACCCCCAGGAACTGCGCGACCTCGGCGCCGACCCGGCCTATGCGGCGGTGCGCGAGGAGCATCTGGGGTATCTGTTCGACTGGCTGCGCGGGCTGAAGCGGCGGACCACCATCAGCCACGAAGAAATCGACCTGCGCGGGCAACGCTTTCGTTATGGCGAACCGGAGGCGGAGAAGGTAGTGCAGATCGGGGTGTGGTAA
- a CDS encoding LysR family transcriptional regulator has translation MDLRQLRYFIALNEHRSFVRAADAMGITQPAFSRSIQGLEQEFGCVLVDRGNKDLRPTPEGQVVLQHALSLVQGAALLSSEVTQMTKLDAGELRFGCGPAPAVKLVPDAVAQFTGIHPKVRICLEVDNWEKLSRSLSREEIEFFIADIRHFEADPNFQTQPLTPKRGVFFCRPGHPLLAKESLSTNDMFDYPLATTLIPPGIRKLLANLSGRIDFSPTIQTEHFPALVKIVRQSNAIGVGTEEAFVEDIEQGSLALLHWRNLPQNIESMNARCGIVSRTGFRLSPAARKMIEVLVAVDRQQVSMAV, from the coding sequence ATGGATCTTCGCCAGTTGCGTTACTTCATCGCCCTCAACGAACACCGCAGTTTTGTCCGCGCGGCCGACGCCATGGGTATCACCCAGCCGGCCTTCAGCCGCAGCATCCAGGGCCTGGAACAGGAGTTCGGCTGCGTGCTGGTGGACCGTGGCAACAAGGATTTGCGTCCCACCCCGGAAGGCCAGGTGGTGTTGCAGCACGCCCTGAGCCTGGTGCAGGGCGCGGCCTTGCTGAGCAGCGAAGTGACGCAGATGACCAAGCTCGACGCCGGCGAGCTGCGCTTCGGTTGCGGCCCGGCGCCGGCGGTGAAACTGGTGCCCGACGCGGTGGCGCAATTCACCGGTATCCACCCCAAGGTGCGCATCTGCCTGGAGGTGGATAACTGGGAAAAACTCAGCCGCAGCCTGAGCCGCGAAGAAATCGAATTCTTTATCGCCGACATCCGCCATTTCGAAGCCGACCCGAACTTCCAGACCCAGCCCCTGACGCCCAAGCGCGGGGTGTTTTTCTGCCGCCCGGGGCACCCGCTGCTGGCCAAGGAAAGCCTGTCGACCAACGACATGTTCGACTACCCGCTGGCCACCACGCTGATCCCGCCGGGAATCCGCAAGCTGCTGGCCAACCTCAGCGGGCGCATCGACTTTTCCCCGACCATCCAGACCGAGCATTTCCCGGCGCTGGTGAAGATCGTGCGCCAGTCCAATGCGATTGGCGTGGGCACCGAAGAGGCCTTCGTCGAGGACATCGAACAGGGTTCCCTGGCGCTGCTGCACTGGCGCAACCTGCCGCAGAACATCGAGAGCATGAACGCCCGCTGCGGCATCGTCAGCCGCACGGGATTTCGCCTGTCGCCGGCGGCCCGCAAGATGATCGAAGTGCTGGTGGCGGTGGATCGGCAGCAGGTCAGCATGGCGGTTTGA
- a CDS encoding LysR family transcriptional regulator: MHIDLRQLRHFIALAEQRSFVAAALAVNLSQSAFSRSIQALEHSVGCQLVDRGRKDLAPTKQGQVLLEHARRLVSGAQQLANEISQFNGLEAGELRFGCGPAPAAGLIPRAIGSFIGRYPKARVQFQVDDWQTLGKRLLSEEFEFFVADTRQFEANPDYLTQRLRPRKWHFCCRAGHPLAEQESVTAAELMSYPLAATIRPPNLRKVVVDLSGRPDFVPNVECENSYSLLGVVMRSDAIGIIGAYSDALHNARGELVCLKIEGLADDLEELYTRYGIVSRAGYRLSPLAEAMIEEIKRTDALDEDLCPLENFAV; the protein is encoded by the coding sequence ATGCATATCGATCTGCGCCAGCTCCGTCACTTCATCGCCCTCGCCGAACAGCGCAGCTTTGTCGCGGCCGCCTTGGCGGTGAACCTGTCGCAATCGGCCTTCAGCCGCAGCATCCAGGCCCTGGAGCACAGCGTCGGCTGTCAGCTGGTGGACCGCGGGCGCAAGGACCTGGCACCGACCAAACAGGGGCAGGTGCTGCTCGAACATGCGCGGCGGCTGGTCAGCGGCGCGCAGCAACTGGCCAACGAGATCAGCCAGTTCAACGGCCTGGAGGCCGGCGAGCTGCGCTTCGGTTGCGGGCCGGCGCCGGCGGCGGGTTTGATCCCGCGGGCCATCGGCAGCTTTATCGGGCGTTATCCCAAGGCCCGGGTGCAGTTCCAGGTGGATGACTGGCAAACCCTGGGCAAACGCCTGCTCAGCGAAGAGTTCGAATTTTTCGTCGCCGACACCCGGCAGTTCGAAGCCAACCCGGATTACCTGACCCAGCGCCTGCGCCCGCGCAAATGGCATTTCTGCTGCCGCGCCGGGCACCCGCTGGCCGAGCAGGAAAGCGTCACCGCCGCCGAGCTGATGAGTTACCCGCTGGCCGCGACCATCCGCCCGCCTAACCTGCGCAAGGTCGTGGTCGATCTCAGCGGCCGGCCGGATTTCGTCCCGAATGTGGAATGCGAGAACAGCTACAGCCTGCTCGGCGTGGTGATGCGCTCGGACGCGATCGGCATCATCGGCGCCTACAGCGATGCGCTGCACAATGCCCGGGGCGAGCTGGTGTGCCTGAAGATCGAAGGCCTGGCCGACGACCTGGAGGAGCTGTACACCCGCTACGGCATCGTCAGCCGCGCAGGCTATCGGCTGTCGCCGCTGGCCGAGGCGATGATCGAGGAGATCAAGCGCACCGACGCGCTGGATGAGGATCTGTGTCCGCTGGAGAATTTCGCGGTCTGA
- a CDS encoding TonB-dependent receptor gives MSPLNLVSPTSPRRLKRLPLALLLAGSAGWSHGYAAQAETPAEAPAKADAARTAASGQLETVTVTARRREESAQDVPTPMSVIGGQALESQRVYRIQDLQQLVPSVNVAYMHARQSSVSIRGLGNNPASDGLEGSVGLYIDNVYLGRPGMAVFDLMDIEQLEVLRGPQGTLFGKNTTAGVINISTRAPSFTPERSIETSVGEDGYFQTKGTISGPLNDELAGRFSAYRTRSNGDIKNQHDGHDLNGGSRQGFRGQLLFKPNENFNLRWIGDYNEEDSSAGTRVLYSTGPTINGVNQYQSRATAAGATLVDGTHRKVNLDNDQHVTVFQGGTSLEANWTLPSDFTLTSVSSYRWWDFTPRNDDGLNVPASYNAGVSVEDKQWSQEFRLASPTGGFFDYVLGAYYFGSDLDNKSFSYYGPKADIWNGTPTGALNNVTSIGNGHIRTDSFALFAQGTWHLTERLDFTAGLRGTYEEKSAWVTRNAPVGGAAVTGAAATARRGRAGAYDSGDLNQYSTSPSGLLNLSYRFTDDLLGYATLSHGEKSGGVNLAVGSAPTAGADSLLIGTERANNAELGFKSTLWDKRLQLNANLFWTQVNGYQTNAYDANNRVQYLTNAGSVRSRGVEIESTLIPIRGLTLNLNGSYNDVRYLSYKDAPCPPEVSLRPGAPASCDLSGHQVVGASKWIGNANGEYQWNLDNGLEPYVTGSYAFRSKAVGTVEDSDYGQIPSYAVVNLSTGLRGNYEQGQWDVSLWLKNAFDKTYYTTLWSGGNGGYEGLLGTPRTLGVTGRYDF, from the coding sequence ATGAGTCCGTTGAACCTTGTGTCCCCCACTTCGCCCCGACGGCTCAAGCGCTTGCCGCTGGCCCTGCTGCTGGCCGGTAGCGCCGGCTGGTCCCACGGCTATGCCGCGCAAGCCGAAACGCCCGCCGAAGCCCCGGCCAAGGCCGATGCCGCCCGGACCGCCGCCAGCGGCCAGCTGGAAACCGTGACCGTGACCGCGCGGCGCCGCGAGGAGAGCGCCCAGGACGTACCGACGCCGATGAGCGTGATCGGTGGCCAGGCCCTGGAGAGCCAGCGGGTCTATCGCATCCAGGATCTGCAGCAGTTGGTGCCGAGCGTCAACGTCGCCTACATGCACGCGCGCCAGTCCAGCGTGTCGATCCGCGGCCTGGGCAACAACCCGGCCAGCGACGGCCTGGAAGGCAGCGTCGGGCTGTACATCGACAACGTCTACCTGGGGCGGCCGGGCATGGCGGTGTTCGACCTGATGGACATCGAGCAGCTGGAAGTACTGCGCGGTCCCCAGGGCACGCTGTTCGGCAAGAACACCACCGCCGGGGTGATCAACATCAGCACCCGCGCGCCGAGCTTCACTCCCGAGCGCAGCATCGAGACCTCGGTGGGCGAGGACGGCTACTTCCAGACCAAGGGCACTATTTCCGGGCCGCTGAACGACGAGCTGGCCGGGCGTTTCTCGGCTTATCGCACGCGCAGCAACGGCGATATCAAGAACCAACACGATGGCCATGACCTCAACGGCGGCTCGCGGCAGGGCTTCCGTGGCCAACTGCTGTTCAAGCCCAACGAGAACTTCAACCTGCGCTGGATCGGCGACTACAACGAAGAGGACTCCAGTGCCGGCACCCGGGTGCTGTACAGCACCGGGCCGACCATCAATGGCGTCAACCAGTATCAGTCGCGGGCCACTGCGGCCGGCGCCACCCTGGTCGATGGCACGCACCGCAAGGTCAACCTGGACAACGACCAGCACGTCACGGTGTTCCAGGGCGGCACCTCCCTGGAGGCCAACTGGACCCTGCCCAGCGACTTCACCCTGACTTCGGTCAGCTCTTACCGCTGGTGGGACTTCACCCCGCGCAACGACGACGGGCTCAACGTGCCGGCCAGCTATAACGCCGGGGTCTCGGTGGAGGATAAACAGTGGTCCCAGGAGTTCCGCCTGGCCTCGCCCACCGGTGGCTTCTTCGACTACGTGCTCGGCGCCTACTACTTCGGCTCCGACCTGGACAACAAATCCTTCAGCTATTACGGACCCAAGGCGGACATCTGGAACGGCACGCCCACCGGCGCCCTGAACAACGTCACCAGCATCGGCAACGGGCATATCCGCACCGACAGTTTCGCGTTGTTCGCCCAGGGCACCTGGCACCTCACCGAGCGCCTGGATTTCACCGCCGGCCTGCGCGGCACCTATGAAGAAAAAAGCGCCTGGGTGACCCGCAACGCGCCGGTGGGTGGCGCCGCGGTGACCGGTGCCGCGGCCACCGCGCGGCGCGGACGGGCCGGGGCCTACGACTCCGGCGACCTCAACCAGTACAGCACCAGCCCCTCGGGCTTGCTCAACCTCAGCTACCGCTTCACTGACGACCTGCTGGGCTACGCCACCCTGTCCCACGGCGAGAAATCCGGCGGGGTCAACCTCGCGGTCGGCTCGGCGCCCACCGCTGGCGCCGACTCGCTGCTGATCGGCACCGAGCGCGCCAACAACGCCGAACTGGGCTTCAAGAGCACCCTGTGGGACAAGCGCCTGCAACTCAACGCCAACCTGTTCTGGACCCAGGTCAACGGCTACCAGACCAACGCCTACGACGCCAACAACCGCGTGCAGTACCTGACCAACGCCGGCTCGGTGCGCTCACGGGGCGTGGAAATCGAAAGCACGCTGATCCCCATCCGTGGCCTGACCCTCAACCTCAACGGCTCCTACAACGACGTGCGCTACCTGTCCTACAAGGATGCGCCATGCCCGCCTGAAGTCAGCCTGCGCCCGGGCGCCCCGGCCTCCTGCGACCTCAGTGGCCACCAGGTGGTCGGCGCCTCGAAATGGATCGGCAACGCCAACGGCGAATACCAATGGAACCTGGACAACGGCCTCGAACCCTACGTCACCGGCAGCTACGCCTTCCGCTCCAAGGCCGTCGGCACCGTCGAGGATTCCGACTACGGCCAGATCCCCAGCTACGCGGTGGTCAACCTTTCCACCGGCCTGCGTGGCAACTATGAGCAGGGACAGTGGGACGTGTCGCTGTGGCTGAAAAACGCCTTCGACAAGACCTACTACACCACGCTGTGGTCGGGAGGGAATGGCGGCTACGAAGGTTTGCTCGGCACGCCGCGGACCCTTGGCGTGACCGGTCGCTACGACTTCTAA
- a CDS encoding SMI1/KNR4 family protein: MSYDKILNELGAESMSFETKQPRNSLQDGGEISEDLKKLLSNFQTAIVFSNGAKFKTPKRMPIGDNNGFVYLDIIYGLAPDSNNIYYKNEMYSNQINGALYTFGESGDGDQFCVNKKTGEVYYWHHEAKDDASSLFLIAPSFIDFFEHLVPDNDENDSKDDDDGIVSADFNF; the protein is encoded by the coding sequence ATGTCATACGACAAGATTTTAAATGAGCTCGGCGCCGAATCAATGTCCTTCGAGACAAAACAGCCCCGCAATAGCTTGCAGGATGGTGGCGAAATTTCAGAAGACCTGAAAAAACTTTTAAGCAACTTTCAAACTGCTATAGTCTTCTCAAACGGAGCAAAATTTAAAACCCCTAAGAGAATGCCTATCGGAGACAATAACGGCTTCGTATATTTAGATATAATTTATGGCCTAGCTCCAGACTCAAACAACATCTACTACAAAAATGAAATGTACTCAAACCAAATAAATGGAGCACTTTATACATTTGGAGAGTCTGGTGATGGAGATCAGTTTTGCGTCAACAAAAAAACAGGAGAAGTCTATTATTGGCACCATGAAGCGAAAGATGATGCCTCTTCACTGTTTCTGATCGCCCCATCCTTTATTGATTTTTTCGAGCATCTTGTACCAGACAATGATGAAAACGACTCAAAAGATGACGATGACGGGATAGTTAGTGCCGATTTCAATTTTTAA
- a CDS encoding SMI1/KNR4 family protein translates to MYDYQSLIQKIDSSDEETFWFGAASEDQIKKLEILLQLNFPNDFSEFLEVCGGGGVVESEICGIEKNDATLARGGTVNYSTNYCRTDYDLPMELAVIFLKDDEICWAIDCSPQGKGKVVSYNIFSKKIEKVLAESFYEFFKDYIEMRA, encoded by the coding sequence ATGTACGACTATCAGTCACTAATACAAAAAATAGACTCTTCGGACGAAGAAACATTCTGGTTCGGCGCAGCAAGCGAAGACCAAATAAAAAAGCTGGAAATCCTGTTACAGCTTAACTTCCCCAATGACTTTTCTGAATTTCTAGAAGTTTGTGGCGGCGGCGGTGTAGTCGAATCAGAAATATGTGGAATTGAGAAAAACGATGCAACCCTAGCTAGAGGGGGAACTGTCAATTACAGCACTAACTACTGTAGGACTGATTATGACCTACCTATGGAGCTAGCCGTCATCTTCCTAAAGGACGATGAGATTTGCTGGGCAATTGACTGCTCCCCTCAAGGCAAAGGAAAAGTTGTCAGCTATAACATTTTCAGCAAAAAGATTGAAAAGGTTTTAGCTGAAAGTTTTTATGAGTTCTTTAAAGACTACATAGAAATGAGAGCATAA
- a CDS encoding TauD/TfdA dioxygenase family protein: MSNAALAVKPAVHALEIHPVAGRIGAEIRGVQLSGELDAATVGAIQQALVDYKVIFFRGQAHLDDQSQEAFSHLLGEPVAHPTVPVRDGTRYLLELDGAEGQRANSWHTDVTFVDAYPKASILRSVVAPASGGDTVWANTATAYNELPAELRELADKLWAVHSNEYDYAGAKPDVSVEKLERYRKVFTSTVYETEHPLVRVHPVSGEKSLVLGHFVKRIKGYTQADSAHLFNLLQSHVTRLENTVRWRWTAGDVAIWDNRSTQHYAVDDYGTQDRVVRRVTLKGDVPVGVHGQRSQTIKGL, encoded by the coding sequence ATGAGCAATGCCGCACTAGCCGTTAAACCCGCTGTTCATGCGCTTGAGATCCACCCGGTGGCCGGCCGTATCGGCGCCGAGATCCGTGGCGTGCAACTCTCCGGTGAGCTGGACGCCGCCACGGTCGGAGCCATCCAGCAGGCGCTGGTGGACTACAAGGTGATCTTCTTCCGTGGCCAGGCCCACCTCGACGACCAGAGCCAGGAAGCCTTCTCCCACCTGCTCGGCGAGCCGGTGGCGCACCCCACCGTACCGGTGCGCGACGGCACCCGTTACCTGCTCGAACTGGACGGCGCCGAGGGCCAGCGCGCCAACTCCTGGCACACCGATGTGACCTTCGTCGATGCCTACCCGAAGGCCTCGATCCTGCGTTCGGTGGTGGCGCCGGCCTCCGGTGGCGATACGGTCTGGGCCAACACCGCCACCGCCTACAACGAACTGCCGGCGGAGTTGCGCGAGCTGGCGGATAAGCTCTGGGCGGTGCACAGCAACGAATACGACTACGCCGGGGCCAAGCCGGACGTGTCGGTGGAGAAGCTGGAGCGCTACCGCAAGGTGTTCACCTCCACCGTCTACGAGACCGAGCACCCGCTGGTGCGCGTGCACCCGGTGAGCGGCGAGAAGAGCCTGGTGCTCGGGCATTTCGTCAAACGCATCAAGGGCTACACCCAGGCCGATTCGGCGCACCTGTTCAACCTGTTGCAAAGCCATGTCACGCGTTTGGAAAACACCGTGCGCTGGCGCTGGACCGCCGGTGACGTGGCGATCTGGGATAACCGTTCGACCCAGCATTACGCGGTCGACGACTACGGCACCCAGGACCGCGTGGTCCGCCGCGTGACCCTCAAGGGCGATGTGCCGGTGGGTGTGCACGGGCAGCGTAGCCAGACCATCAAGGGGCTGTGA